A segment of the Allosaccharopolyspora coralli genome:
GCGCAGTCGAGTGATCGGGACCGCCGGACGGCCGTCACTCGAACAGCCGCACGTGCTCTCGGCGGTCGAGACGCGCGCACCCGCCGGGGCAAGTCCTGGCGACCTGTCCCCGGCGGGTGCCGGCACTCAGCCCTTGCTCGCGACCTCGACCGGGAAGGTCACGCTCACGTCGGGGTGCAGCCGCACCTCGACGGAGTGCTTGCCCAGCTTCTTGATGTGACCCTTGGTGTCCACCGAGCGCTTGTCGATGTTCGGGCCACCGGCCTGCCGGACCGCCGAGACGACGTCGGCTGCCGTGACCGAACCGAACAGCTTGCCCTGCTTCGAGACCTTCGCCGGGACGTCGACCGTGCCCAGGTCCTGAAGCTGCTGCTTGAGCTCACGGGCGTGCTCGAGGTTGCGGACCCGACGGTTCTCCTGGACCCGGCGGATCGTCTCGACCTGCTTCTGCGCACCCTTGGTGGCCACGATGGCCAGACCGCGGGGCAGCAGCAGGTTCCGGGCGTGGCCGTCCCTGACCTCGACGATGTCACCGGACTCGCCGAGCCCGGACACGTCAGCGGTGAGAATGATCTTCATGGCTGCGTCTCCTTCCTCAGCGTGCGGTCGAGGTGTAGGGCAGCAGGGCGACCTCGCGGGAGTTCTTCACCGCGATGGCGATGTCGCGCTGGTGCTGGCTGCAGTTCCCGGTCACTCGGCGGGCACGGATCTTGCCGCGGTCCGAGATGTACTTCCGCAGCATGGTGCTGTCTTTGTAGTCGATGGTCTGCACGTTGTTGCCCTTGCAGAACACGCAGACCTTCTTCTTCGGCTTGCGCACGGGCGCCTTAGCCATCGTGTTCCTCCTGAATGAAACGTCTTCTCGAGTGTGGGAGAGCCTCAGAACGGAGGCTCGTCGCTGAACCCGCCGCTGGACCCGGCAGGCGGGGCCGAGCCCCACGGGTCGTTGGCCGGGGCGGAGTCGCCACCGGAACCACCACCGAAGCCGCCGCCTCCGCTACGACTGACCTTGTTGACCTTGGCCGTCGCGTACCGCAGGGACGGGCCGATCTCGTCGACCTCCAGCTCGACGACAGTGCGCTTCTCGCCTTCCTTCGTCTCGAAGGAACGCTGGCGCAACCGTCCCTGCACCACGACGCGCATGCCGCGGGTGAGGGTCTCGGCCACGTTCTCCGCGGCCTGTCGCCAGATGTTGCAGCGCAGGAACAGGGCCTCGCCGTCCTTCCACTCGCCGCTCTGGCGATCGAAGAACCGGGGCGTGGAAGCGACCGTGAAGTTCGCCACCGCGGCACCCGACGGGGTGAAGCGCAGTTCCGGGTCGGCGGTGAGGTTGCCGACCACCGTGATTACCGTGTCACCAGCCATGCCTGCGTGCTCCGTCTTCTGCGGTACGGATTCGGTGCGTGCTCGCCCGGTGGACCGGGCGGACGGGTTCGAGCTGAATCAGGCCTCGGAGCGAGCCTTCGCCGCGGCCTTCGCTGCCTGGGCCTTGGCGACCCTGGCCTGCTTGCGAGGCTCGACGATCTTGCGCATCACCTTGGTGCGCAGAACGGTCTCGTTGAGGCTCAGCTGACGGTCGAGTTCGTTGACCGACGCGGGCTCGCTGTTGAGGTCGACGACGACGTAGATGCCCTCGGCGTGCTTGTCGATCTCGTAGGCGAGACGGCGACGGCCCCACACGTCGACCTTCTCGATGCTGCCACCGTCGTTGCGGATGACGTTGAGGAACTTCTCCAGGGACGAAGCGACGTTGCGCTCGTCCAGGCTCGAGTCGAGGATGACCATGAGCTCGTAATGACGCATGAAGACCATTCACCTCCTGTGGACTCACGGCCACGGGCTCTCCGTGGCAGGAGGGTCGTTCGCGTCGACGAACTGGACAAGGCTAGCAACCGCCTCCGACCGTCCCGCGCACCGGTCTCGCCCGGGCGCGTCGGACGGCACAGGCGCGTCGCCGCCGGTCAACGGCAGGCACGACCTCCGGCAACCGTCACGACCTCAGCCCTGGCGCGACTCGACGGCCGCGGCCAGGCACCCCACGCCGACCCGGCGTCCTGTCTTGTCAGCGGCGCAGCCGCTGAGCAGTCACCACGTCCTCAGCCGGACCACCCGCGGGTTCTCAGCGCCCTCCTCGCGAGGACAGCGATTTCGCAGCGTAGGCCGCTGCTCAAGAAATCGATCCCGCAGCGAGGAGGGCGCTGAGGTTCCGCCACCCGACCACCAACGCAGAACCACACGCCGCTAACCAAGAACTCTCAGCTGCGACGGAGGACCCAGGTCCGCACCAGCCCGGCGGTCACCATCGCAAGCCCGAACGCGGCCACGAGCACCGGCAGCGCGACCTTCTGGCTCGCCTCCATCGGCATCGCCTCGGCGCGTCCCACGGCGCGGACCTCGTCCTCGTTCTGCTTCTTCTGCTGCTCGCGCACGGTGTCCTGCATGGGCGGAGGGGCACCGGGGGTGCGCCCGAAGTCGGCCAGCTTCCAATCCGGCACCGTGCCGGGCTCGAACGAGAAGCCGGGTG
Coding sequences within it:
- the rplI gene encoding 50S ribosomal protein L9; this translates as MKIILTADVSGLGESGDIVEVRDGHARNLLLPRGLAIVATKGAQKQVETIRRVQENRRVRNLEHARELKQQLQDLGTVDVPAKVSKQGKLFGSVTAADVVSAVRQAGGPNIDKRSVDTKGHIKKLGKHSVEVRLHPDVSVTFPVEVASKG
- the rpsR gene encoding 30S ribosomal protein S18; this translates as MAKAPVRKPKKKVCVFCKGNNVQTIDYKDSTMLRKYISDRGKIRARRVTGNCSQHQRDIAIAVKNSREVALLPYTSTAR
- a CDS encoding single-stranded DNA-binding protein, giving the protein MAGDTVITVVGNLTADPELRFTPSGAAVANFTVASTPRFFDRQSGEWKDGEALFLRCNIWRQAAENVAETLTRGMRVVVQGRLRQRSFETKEGEKRTVVELEVDEIGPSLRYATAKVNKVSRSGGGGFGGGSGGDSAPANDPWGSAPPAGSSGGFSDEPPF
- the rpsF gene encoding 30S ribosomal protein S6 encodes the protein MVFMRHYELMVILDSSLDERNVASSLEKFLNVIRNDGGSIEKVDVWGRRRLAYEIDKHAEGIYVVVDLNSEPASVNELDRQLSLNETVLRTKVMRKIVEPRKQARVAKAQAAKAAAKARSEA